ttgcgagatcttatgggtttcacctctagcctaccccaacttgtttgggactaaaggctttgttgttgttgttgtaagagaaaaACAACTGGTTATCAATAACAGTGGCGGATCTTATAGAatctatgcttagaagccaactctTGCATGCTCTAACAGATAAATAGCAAAATAAGGAATTTCATAAACAACAAAAAGCATTAGAGACCGCTCGATTAAACATACAAAAGTCAATGGTTAATTAGTATGTCAGGAAATTAGGATGACCGGACATATCTTGGAGAATATACTTGGTAAATTATGCAATGCCTGTATGGTAAAAAATGTGGTTAGGACTATGAGGGAAACAATTTAGTGCACTTGTCTTTTTTGTCTAACAATGTTCTTATTTGTGCAATAGCCCTATCCAGAAACAATGAGATCCTTTTCTAGTTTTATGGTATTAATAGTTGCTAGATCAAATATAGTAGTTAAATATTCTTGAAAATTCCTTATGTTAGAGTGGAACCCTTGGAAAGTTAGTACTCATGAGCTAGATGAAGGGGAAGAAACTAAAGGATTAACTGGGCAGATAAGAGATAAATTGTGCATATATTTCTAGTCAGTTGCGGGGAGGTCCAGATCCAGTTGCTCCCAACCTCATGAAGCTAACAAAATGTTGCAGTCTCTGACCAATGCCTCATATCTCTTGATTAGTTGGGATCTGCAGATAGTATTGATATGATAACGGCAGATGCAAGCAATATAATTTCTTTACTACAAACAGAAGCGCAATaccttttttcgataaagggtggattttattactCAAAActaagcatcaagaggatacaaacatagtgagcacacacccggcctctgcatagctaagatgcgCACAGCCAACACCAATGCACACACAAAAACCGCCGGCaagtagcaaagtcatataagaccaaagctatgcctaagcGAGGAAAAAGAAAAACGCCCTGAAGCGGTCAAAATCAcgatcgacaaactacaacaatgaccatatccgcaccaaccatctcatAACACCACAAGGACAATGATGTTcgtcaacagcaacgccttcaagaagggagcgacgCTCGAGTGCCGCCGTCACTGGAACCAACCACCAAAGGCCAGtgtctaggttttcaccctgaagaaacagtccgagcatatccgagcaatgccttcaataaGGTAATGATGACAGAACATcgtcattgccaggtataaccgtCAAGGGCCAGacctaggttttcaccctggagcTTGAGACCAGGTACTCAAAAAGCAACACCATCGGACTCAAGCATGTGTTGTATCCACCACTTTTCCGCAATTCTAGCAGCTGCATGTGCTGGGTTTGAAAACCGATAGCAACCGATGCGCAACCATACCCTCTGCGTCAAGTCATCATCCATAGATTGCATATCACCGCCAAAGCGACCACTGGATCTTGAAGAGTATCACTCGCAAAGACCCTTTAGTGTCCATCGCAATCCGCCGTGAGGCCGCTGCCACGCTGGTGAGTTCATCCTGTCTTGCCGCGATCCGCACCCGCCGTGCCAAAAGCCTTGCGGAAGAGCAGCGGAGAAtcctgatccagttgaggacgctAGGGCCTCGCGCCGCCATCCCCATGGCCAGATGCGCTTAAGCTAGACCACGTCGACGACTCAATGCAGTAGGCGCCCTACATGCAACAGCCAAAGATATGAGCCCGGTCGCATCTTTGTTAGGCGGTACCAGCTGCGATGGAGGACTCTGATCTTGAAACAGTTTGCATCCAAGATTCAGCCAAAGCAAGCCAGCCACGATGGAGGATCGTGAAACAATCAGCATCCAAGACGGCAAGTCAGCCCTGCGCCACCGGCACAGAACCGGGCCACCCTGCCACCAGGAGCCTAAACGGATCAATGTACAAGAGAAGACCAAACTGGCAATAGCAGCTGGAGTTATGTTGGAGACGGAGCAGTAAGGTCATTCCATGCTCAGGGCGTCCAAAAAAAATGCTCAGGGCGTCTCCTTCCACCCCACCCTTGCCGTTGTACTCCACCATGCTCCTCCACGTCCCCGAGGATCCTGCACCGGGCGGCATGCACGGCAGTGGATGCAGCCTCGGTGCCTTCACCGTGGACCCGCTCACGCCGTTTCACGATTCATGAGGGACCTGGCGGGAGCGGGAGCGGAGATTAATCCGAGGGCCAAGGAGGAGACCTTCTGGGGAAGGGGCGCTGATGGCGGGAGAAGCTGGAAGTCATGGTCGGAGCCACTGGCAGGCGAAGTGGCGGCGGCCGCCGGCGGCTCTAGGGTTAGCATCGCCCGCGAAAGAGGGATGGACTCTGCGTGCCTCTGTCTTGGGCCTTGCTTGGCCTGGGCACGCTCGATGCTTCAACGCGGGACAGATAGGACCATTATACCCTTATTATTAAAAAAAATACTTTAAGTGAGTTTTTCAGATCTAACGGACAGAAAATCTTGAGATGAAGTTACGTGAAATTACGAGGCGTAACtcgccaatcaccctaaaagagCTCAACGATAATACACGCCGAGGGGCCACAACAAGCAGTCCCTTATATCATATCATGCCTACCCACTAAACTCCTTTGATACCAGCAAGAAGCGCATATCCGCATAAATGTGATCACATATCACCATAAAGCTCATTGCCATGATATTGGAAATTTTGTTGTTCCTTTCACTCCAAATGCGACAACCAACAATAAATCAATCATAGCGATCAAGAAGAAGGGGAATGATTCTTGTTTTTTTTATCTATGTTTGTAGAGTGTACAACTTTATGTTTATGATGTATTGGGTTTTTTTCCTGTCTTATTAATGAATGAAAGGCGCGCTAGAGATGGCTGTGTCAACGCAGAGGCCAGGGTTTTCACCACCTTCAAAAAAGCAAGAAAGAAGGCAATGCTGCTGCATTTAGCTTAAATTTACTAGATCTGTTGGTTGGGTCGATGAGGTACGTAGAAATTAGTAAAAGGGACATGTCAGGTTGAcacgcaaaagaaaaagaaaaagaaaagcgtGAGCAGGGTGTAACGTACGGCACTCCAACCATGCTAATCGACTGAGAACATACGCCGGACTGGAATCCATGCCCTACTGCTACAATCAAAATAATTAGCGAGGGAGTGATGGGTAGAAAAGTCCATGGTGCATGCATGCTATGGCAAACAGATGGGGGGCCATTTTCGTGTGCACCACTACGTCCTTATGACAAGAGGGTACCTGTAGCTAGAGCTGGCTCGCCCTACTTACGTTACTCCACTACCGTCTTTGTCATATGTACTATGTATGCAATGTCGGTCTGTACCTACCGGAAACTGCTCAGCACGCcacacaacaatacaatacatacaGATCACATATATAGGAGTACATCTTAGGTATGGGTGCCCCTACATAGACGTGTGGTGTGGCGTGAGCAAGGGACAAGGCAACTAACAGATTTTCCCATTTGCAACAGGGTGCAACTAATAGAGTTGAAATATTGTTACCGGATATGTTGCTGTGCCGATCCGCACACCCACCGGCGGCACTGGTTTACAGGGATTGTGGCACACGCGTCCGGATCTGATTGGCTCCTCCGCCCTATTAAACCACACCGTATGTATCTCCACTTCTCCACACAGAGCACACCCATCCACCATCCATCCACGCTAGAAGCAGCGGCGAACAAGTGCACCCCTAGCTGCGAGCACAAGGAGCAGGCAGCAATGGCGAGGCGTCGCCTCCTTGCCGTGCTTATGCTCCTCGTCGTGGTAGTGGCAGCCTCCACTTTCCACCAAGCGGCCGCCGCTGGCCGAGGCCTTGCTGCCGTCGAGAAGTTTGCGGACCTGGAGCCAAAGCCAAAACCTAAACCAGAGCCAATGCCCAAACAAATGCCCAAGCCAGAACCCAAGCCGATGCCTAAACCTGAACCGAAGCCAGAGCCCAAGCCCAAGCCAATGCCCAAACCTGAACCAAAGCCAGAGCCCAAGCATAAACCAATGCCTAAGCCAGAGCCCAAGCCGGAACCTATGCCTAAGCCGGAGCCCAAGCCTAAACCTGACCCGAAACCAGAGCCACCACCGAAGCACAAGCCGCCAACAGCTTACAATTGATGGGATGCTATATATGAAAACTGAAGGATCGAGGAGATCATGGCCGGAGCCACAATCACGATATTTCTAGAATAAGTGGTGTAGTAACAATGTCATTCTATCCGGCTAGCTCCATAGTGATGCATCTTTCTGTATTCTATGTATTTCGTTACATTTACAAAGTTTCTGTTCCATGCACCCATGATGAGTATTACTACTTTGTAATTGTTAATTTGCTTGTTGGTGTACGTTCAGTTTTGTACGTGACTCGTTGTTCTATTTGTGTATCTATATGCATGATTCTATTCATTCGCATGAATGAGTTATTTTGTCCAGAGGACCGTAGTCTATGTTGTTTTTCTCCATGGGATGCAGTATAACATTTATTTGGAGAATATTGCACTGGAGCAAACGATATTCTTGCATATCTAGACTTCATATGTGACAAGTAACCTCATGGAATTTTTGGAAGACTTTATCAAAGGTAGAAAGGTGGCTCCTTTGTAAGGTCAAGAGTAGGAGTTTATATTCCCATAATTTGGAATTGATCTAAGTAGATTGGGCCATGGGGCATCATTAGTGGCACAGAATATTACCTTTTGCTAAGGAACAAAGATACCATCTTGCATCTTAACATCCACCAAAACTCCAAATGTAATCCAAAGAAAAAGAATATTCCTTTTTGTTGAGGAACAAAGATACCATCATGTATCTTAACATCCACTAAAACTCCAAGTGAAATCCAAAGAAAAAGATAAGGATAGCTTATAAACACCCTTCCACTAAAATGAGGATAGCTTATAAAACCAATCAATCAGTCCTGATGTTTGAAGTCAAAAAAAAGTTAATTTATCTGATTAGATAAACAGTCTATGACaatggggcccacccgtcagcttgactggtcaacggtcaaagctgaccgctgacatcaccctgacatcatgctgacgtcatgattgcattttctaatttaattaattctgttaattctaaaaatattttaaatctttaaaaattaatataaaataatccgtagcttggatgaaaatactttgtacatgaaagttgctcagaacgacgagacgaatccgtatatgcagtccgttcgtccgccacacgtccctagcataacgaacatgcaacaatccccctccgttgcatctgtccgaaaatgtcaaacaccggggatactttcccggatgttttcccccttcgccggtatcacctaataccgcgttaggtcacctctagcaccgcgtattgccatgttacgctttgtgatgctttgattgctctgttatttattgtgttccccctccgttacttctttccggtagaccccgagactaccggcgacccccgatcgactacggtgttgatgacccctccttcttgccagagcaaccaggcaagccccccccccttgatcaccagatatcgcctattctctctctactgcttgcattagagtagtgtagcatgttactgcttttggttaatcctattctgctgcatagcctatcattgttgctacatctgttgataccttacctgcaattcctaactgcttagtataggatgctagtgttccatcagtggccctacactcttgtccgtctgccatgctatactactgggccgtgatcacttcgggaggtgatcacgggcatatgctatatactttatattgttacattacttatgatactgttcggagatgggggctgaaggggcaggtggctccatcccggtagaggtgggcctgggttcccgacggcccccgactgttactttgtggcggagcgacagggcaggttgagaccacctaggagagaggtgggcctggccctggtcggcgtttgcggatacttcaattaacacgcttaacgagatcttggtatttgatctgagtctggccactggcctatacgcactaaccaactacgcgggaacagttatgggcactcgacgtcgtggtatcagccgaagccttcttgacgtcagcgactgagcggcacgcgccggattggaccgtaagcctgctcttgtattaagggggctagttctgcttccggccgcccacgcaacgtgcaggtgtgcaatgggcgatgggcccagacccctgcgcgcataggatttagaccgacgtgttgacctctctgttgtgcctaggtggggctgctacgtgttgatcttccgaggccgggcatgacccaggaaagtgtgtccggccaaaggggatcgagcgtcttgggttatgtggtgcacacctgcagggaagtttatctattcgaatagccgtgtccctcggtaaaaggatgacccggagttgtaccttgaccttatgacaactagaaccggatacttaataaaacacacccttccaagtgccagatataacccggtgatcgctctcacacagggcgacgaggggaggatcgccgggtaggattatgctatgcgatgctacttggtgaacttaccatctactcttctacatgctgaacatggaggctgccagaagcgtagtcttcgacaggactagctatcctcctcttattctggctttctgcagttcagtccaccgatattgcctctttacacagatacccacgcatatgtagtgtagatccttgcttgcgagtactttggatgagtactcacggttgcttttctccctcttttccccctttccattctacctggttgtcgcaacaagatgctggagcctaggagccagatgccaccgtcgatgacgactcctactacaccggaggtgcctactactacgtgcatg
This window of the Triticum aestivum cultivar Chinese Spring chromosome 5D, IWGSC CS RefSeq v2.1, whole genome shotgun sequence genome carries:
- the LOC123125485 gene encoding protein TsetseEP, whose product is MARRRLLAVLMLLVVVVAASTFHQAAAAGRGLAAVEKFADLEPKPKPKPEPMPKQMPKPEPKPMPKPEPKPEPKPKPMPKPEPKPEPKHKPMPKPEPKPEPMPKPEPKPKPDPKPEPPPKHKPPTAYN